A segment of the Bacteroidales bacterium genome:
TTGAATTTGATGCGCACACCAACTTCGGCTAAAGGAGGGTAATTGGCAGAAGTAAATGCACTAAAATTTTCAGCATTGAATTTATGCGTTCTGTTGCCACGATATAAATTATGTTCAAAATAAATACACACTTCAGGAATTAACGGTTTATCGTTTTTTCGGGTAGCTGCTATTTCTATAGCGGTAATAAGATTTTCCCGGCCATCGGTGCGTATTACACCGATAGGTAGTTGTGAACCGGTAAGGATAACGGGTTTTGAAAGGTTTTCCAACATGAAACTTAATGCTGATGCTGTGAAAGCCATAGTATCGGAGCCATGCAGGATTACAAATCCATCGAATTTTTCGTAATTATTTTGTATTACTTTGGCTAGTTCTACCCACATTGCCGGGTTCATATTTGATGAATCTATCAATGGGTTGAAAGAATACGAATCGATATTCAAGTTGAATTTTTTCAGTTCAGGAAGATGTTTTAAAAGATGTTTGAAATCGAAAGGTTTCAATGCTCCTGATTTTTCGTCTTCAATCATTCCAATGGTTCCGCCTGTATAAATAATCAGGATTGAAGTTTTATTTTTCATATTTCGATATTAAAAAATGAACATGCGTTTTTTGTAGTGATTGCGGCTACTTCATCAACACTGCAATTACGTAGTGTTGCAATAAATTCAGCTATGGTTTTGATGTAAGCGCTTTCGTTTCGTTGTCCGCGATAAGGTACTGGTGGCAGGTAAGGTGAATCGGTTTCGAGAATAATATTTTCCAAAGGAATTTCTTTTACAACTTTTGCAAGCCCCGAATTTTTGTATGTAACCACTCCACCGATTCCGAGCAAATGATTATTTTTAATCAATTGTTTTGCCTGCTCCAAACTGCCCGGATAGCAATGGAAAACAGCTTTCACATCGGAATAATTTTTCTCGTTAAGTACTTGAATGATTTCATTCAGCGCATTACGACTGTGAATGATTACCGGAAGATTATATTTTTTTGCAAGCTCAAGCTGAAGTTTAAAAACTTCTATTTGTTCATTGATAAAAGTTTTATCCCAATACAAGTCAATTCCAATTTCACCAATGGCTACAAACTTTTCTTTCGCTAACCATTCGCTGATGATTTCCATTTCGGAATGATAATTTTGATTGACAGAACCGGGATGAAGCCCCATGCAGGAAAAACAAATACCGGGAAATTGATTGCACAAATCAAACATTGGTTTTATTGAAGTGCTGTCGATGTTGGGTAAAATCAGTTTTTTTACATCGTTCTGAATAGCACGATTGACGGTCAATTCAACATCATCTGCAAATTCTTCAAGGTAAATATGTGTATGCGAGTCTATCAAAATCATGTGGCAAAAATACTGCTTTTTGAAATGAAAAAATTTAATTTTTTACTTGAAAATTTAATAATTTCTTAATAGTTAAAAAATGTTGAATTAAAATAGTTTGTGATTTATTTTTATATTTTTGTAAAAAACAATAACCTTGAAAAAAATTCTGATAATAAGGTTCAGCTCAATTGGTGATATTGTGCTTACCTCGCCGATAATTCGTTGCGTAAAACAACAACTTAAAGATGTAGAATTACATTACCTTACAAAAGAATCACATTTGCCTATAGTAAAGCATAATCCTTATATCGATAAGATTTACACCATAAAGAAAAGTGTTATGTCGGTTATGCCTCAGTTAAAAGAAGAGAAGTATGATTTTATTATCGACTTACATAACAGCATACGTTCTACATCAACAGTGTTGCATCTTGTAAGACCTTTTAATTCGGTTAAAAAGCTAAATATTAAAAAAGAACTTTACGTTTATACAAAAATAAATTTACTTCCAAAAGTTCATAATGTTGACCGGTTTTTTGATGTGGTTGAAAAACTTGGAGTGAAGAATGATGGTAAAGGTCTGGATTATTTTATCAGTGATGATGAAGTTGTGAATCTTTCCGATTTACCCGAAACTCACAGGAATGGATATGTTGCTTTTGTTATTGGCGGAAAGCATGCTACTAAAAGATTGCCCGATAATAAAATAATTTCAATTTGTACAAGAATTCATCATCCTGTTATTATTCTTGGAGGTAAAGAAAATCATGAATCGGGTGAATTGATAAAAAGTGTAGTAGGAGATAAAGTTTATAATGCCTGCGGACTATATTCGCTGAACCAGGCAGCATCGATTATTCAACAATCGAAGCAGGTAATATCAAACGATACCGGCTTAATGCATGTTGCAGCTGCTTTTAAAAAACCTGTGATATCAATTTGGGGAAACACTGTCCCTGCATTCGGCATGTATCCTTATTTCCCGGAAGAATATAAACACCTTTCAAAAATCATTGAAGTAAAGAATCTGCATTGCCGTCCCTGCTCAAAGCTTGGATTTGAAAAATGCCCCAAGAACCATTTCAAATGCATGAACCTTATTGATGAAAAAGAAGTGGTGAATAGCATTCATTGGGAGTAAGAAAATTTAGTTGACAAGTTGATAAGCAGACAAGTTGACAAGGGGAAATGAAGTTCAAAGTTCAAACCTCAAACCTACCTAAGGCAGACAAAATATTCAATCATTATTTTTTAAATTTGCTGTAAATCCGTAAAATCCGCGTCATTCGTGTTCTATCATATAAATGGGGTAATGGTTGATAGGTTGAGCAGCTGGTTTGGTTAATAGTCATCGGTAAAAAAATAACTAATAAAATACAAAACAATTTTCTCTTTACTATTTTCTATTATAAATAAGGATTATTCTTTTTCTCGTATCCAATAGTTGTCGTAGGTCCGTGACCCGGGTAAACCATAGTATTTTCGGGCAGTACAAGCAATTTGTTTTTTATGCTGCTGATGAGCAGATCATGATTTCCGGTTGGAAGGTCGCTGCGGCCAATGCTTTCGTTAAACAGTACATCGCCAACAATTACAAAATTATCTTTTTCGGAATACAGGCAAATACTGCCATTGACATGTCCGGGAGTGTATAAAATTTTTAATTCCGAGCTTCCGAATTTTAAAATGTCATTTTCCGAAATAAAATTTTTAGGTTCAAAATATTCTACATCATCAAAGCCAAACGCTGCTGCATATTGCGCAACACCTTTTAAAATAGGAAGCCCGTCTTTATGAATTGTGAGCGGAATATTGTACGTATTGCAAATAAATTTATTTCCGGCAACATGGTCGATGTGCGGGTGAGTGCTTATCAGATGCACGGGTTTAAGGTTGTTTGCAGAAATATAATTTAAAAGTTTTTTTTCTTCATCGCTGTTCATGCAGGCAGCGTCAACTATTACACATTCTTTCGTTTCGTCGTACAACAAAAACATATTCACCTGGAAAGGGTTGAAAACAAAGGATTTTACAGTAATCATAAAATTTAAATTAGTGATTACAAAAGTATTAATAATTTGGGAAGGGAAAGAATTTGGATATTATGGAGTTAATACTTTGAAATAGCGTTTGTAATGATAACGACTAATAGCACTCTGCTGTCAAAGAAATAATGTCTTTGTCGGGTTGAGTGTTGGCTTTTAAATTTTTACTGAAGGGAAGGGAATTTTGTCTGCCGAGAATAGGTTACTGCCGATAGTGGGCGAAAAATGGAAAGCTGTTTTGTCGCCACACAAATATCTGCCTTTAAAATTAAGCTGCAAAAGTGCTTTACATTGTGCGATTGGGTTAATCAGCGACAAAACTTTCTATAAATTGAAAGCAGAAGCAAGTATTCTTTTTGCAGTCGCTTATTTTCTTGTCGCAGGTGAAAAATCATTTGCCGCAGGT
Coding sequences within it:
- a CDS encoding type I asparaginase, whose product is MKNKTSILIIYTGGTIGMIEDEKSGALKPFDFKHLLKHLPELKKFNLNIDSYSFNPLIDSSNMNPAMWVELAKVIQNNYEKFDGFVILHGSDTMAFTASALSFMLENLSKPVILTGSQLPIGVIRTDGRENLITAIEIAATRKNDKPLIPEVCIYFEHNLYRGNRTHKFNAENFSAFTSANYPPLAEVGVRIKFNNQFISNPIMDFLIVHTKLDANIAILKLFPGIEKNTIEAFSQIKGLKALILETYGSGNAPTDKWFLEALEKMIKKGIIILNVTQCKGGAVAQGKYETGASLYNIGVIGGADITTEAAVTKLMYLLGENFAIPEIKKLLKISLRGELTED
- a CDS encoding MBL fold metallo-hydrolase, producing MITVKSFVFNPFQVNMFLLYDETKECVIVDAACMNSDEEKKLLNYISANNLKPVHLISTHPHIDHVAGNKFICNTYNIPLTIHKDGLPILKGVAQYAAAFGFDDVEYFEPKNFISENDILKFGSSELKILYTPGHVNGSICLYSEKDNFVIVGDVLFNESIGRSDLPTGNHDLLISSIKNKLLVLPENTMVYPGHGPTTTIGYEKKNNPYL
- a CDS encoding TatD family hydrolase, translating into MILIDSHTHIYLEEFADDVELTVNRAIQNDVKKLILPNIDSTSIKPMFDLCNQFPGICFSCMGLHPGSVNQNYHSEMEIISEWLAKEKFVAIGEIGIDLYWDKTFINEQIEVFKLQLELAKKYNLPVIIHSRNALNEIIQVLNEKNYSDVKAVFHCYPGSLEQAKQLIKNNHLLGIGGVVTYKNSGLAKVVKEIPLENIILETDSPYLPPVPYRGQRNESAYIKTIAEFIATLRNCSVDEVAAITTKNACSFFNIEI
- a CDS encoding glycosyltransferase family 9 protein encodes the protein MKKILIIRFSSIGDIVLTSPIIRCVKQQLKDVELHYLTKESHLPIVKHNPYIDKIYTIKKSVMSVMPQLKEEKYDFIIDLHNSIRSTSTVLHLVRPFNSVKKLNIKKELYVYTKINLLPKVHNVDRFFDVVEKLGVKNDGKGLDYFISDDEVVNLSDLPETHRNGYVAFVIGGKHATKRLPDNKIISICTRIHHPVIILGGKENHESGELIKSVVGDKVYNACGLYSLNQAASIIQQSKQVISNDTGLMHVAAAFKKPVISIWGNTVPAFGMYPYFPEEYKHLSKIIEVKNLHCRPCSKLGFEKCPKNHFKCMNLIDEKEVVNSIHWE